A single genomic interval of Vanessa atalanta chromosome 12, ilVanAtal1.2, whole genome shotgun sequence harbors:
- the LOC125067727 gene encoding collagenase-like — translation MLLICLFLCSFNYFVRTDVVRNGYHEAIGIPAAHKIMGMEGISRIVGGGPAATITAFPFQAGIVVTLTTKKTSVCGGALISNTRVLSAAHCWWDGESQASQFTIVLGSLLLFSGGTRIVTKDIVTHPNWNVNDLRHDIAMVKISRIVFNNNIRAIPLPAMSDIRQEFSGLTATASGYGKTRDAQNSFPPSTNLHHVNMEILTNAVCQRSFDIPIYASQMCTRGVRGIGTCDGDSGGPLTAIWKNQRTLVGIVSFGVGDGCQAGFPSVYTRVTAFLPWIQSNM, via the exons ATGCTTTTAATTTGCCTATTTTTgtgttcttttaattattttgtaagaacaGATGTTGTAAGAAATGGCTACCACGAAGCTATCGGGATACCGGCGGCTCATAAGATAATGGGTATGGAGGGGATCAGCAGAATCGTAGGGGGCGGACCGGCGGCTACTATCACCGCGTTTCCCTTTCAG GCAGGTATCGTCGTGACGTTGACAACTAAAAAGACATCCGTTTGTGGGGGTGCTTTGATATCCAACACCAGAGTCCTCTCTGCAGCGCATTGCTGGTGGGACGGCGAGAGCCAGGCTTCACAGTTCACCATTGTTCTGGGTTCTCTTTTGCTATTCTCTGGAGGAACCAGGATAGTAACTAAGGATATTGTTACTCACCCAAATTGGAACGTAAACGATTTGAGGCATGATATCGCTATGGTGAAGATATCcagaattgtatttaata ACAACATTCGGGCGATTCCCTTACCAGCAATGAGTGATATACGACAAGAATTTTCTGGACTTACAGCGACCGCTAGTGGTTATGGCAAGACGAGAGATG CCCAGAACAGCTTCCCACCCAGCACCAATCTTCATCATGTAAACATGGAAATTCTTACCAACGCTGTTTGTCAGAGAAGTTTTGACATACCAATTTACGCAAGCCAAATGTGCACCAGAGGAGTTCGAGGAATTGGAACGTGCGATGGAGATTCAGGAGGACCTTTGACAGCAATTTGGAAAAATCAACGGACTTTG GTGGGGATAGTATCTTTTGGAGTGGGTGATGGCTGCCAGGCCGGTTTCCCATCCGTCTACACCCGGGTAACAGCGTTTTTACCATGGATCCAAAgcaatatgtaa